One Malania oleifera isolate guangnan ecotype guangnan chromosome 10, ASM2987363v1, whole genome shotgun sequence genomic region harbors:
- the LOC131165737 gene encoding uncharacterized protein LOC131165737 isoform X2 — protein MEGSAEDIGAPESWEVADLDESMNRLMLKASKPPSSSSSSSSSDRVDASVSASAPASGSSSSSSSVGGEKGGSVSEDALSQVDLFLREALQNPRERLSILRMEQDVEKFIRDPTQQQLEFQQLPTSYLRLAAHRVAQHYSLQSMVLLDNSLPDGSGSRIIVRKTSDCRLPLIRLADIPVNLPMEDGGSVKFAIKQRPPKRSQIVNNSTSHSLRANISKTVEERKEEYNRARARIFNSSSSSSSASASASASASASASASASASASVSASASAIANASASASASASVIAIASAGGKPESEPRLQDAIQHGSLGISKIEEKSVSGGSDMIAPRGFVDSAMSSSRSARNRIEKEPVGRYKANNRVAIFRDREVDRKDPDYDRSYERYMQRFDPGFGFNGGPYTMQPLYSPALNYNTEFPQLGSAHRPQISTEHQPRPIPQHLPGPWAAPSTAPGIGYGHPETIMTPFNPNHVGARSTSSIYLHSSQYPCQRPGMPFIHSHEHVHQPFSQSHQQQPEPSFGLARPR, from the exons ATGGAGGGCTCTGCGGAGGACATCGGAGCCCCCGAGTCGTGGGAGGTGGCTGACCTTGACGAGAGCATGAACCGGCTTATGCTCAAGGCCTCGAAGCCCCCTTCGTCTTcgtcttcgtcttcttcttccgACCGCGTCGATGCTTCGGTTTCAGCTTCGGCTCCAGCTTCCGGCTCGTCGTCTTCATCTTCTTCTGTTGGTGGTGAGAAGGGTGGGAGTGTTTCCGAGGACGCTCTTAGCCAGGTTGATCTGTTTCTTCGTGAAGCTTTGCAGAACCCTCGCGAGCGGCTTTCGA ttttacgAATGGAGCAAGACGTTGAGAAATTCATCCGTGATCCTACTCAACAGCAACTTGAGTTTCAGCAGCTGCCTACTTCCTATTTACGGTTGGCTGCCCACCGCGTAGCTCAGCATTACTCACTCCAGTCAATGGTTTTGTTAGACAATAGTTTGCCTGATGGTTCTGGTTCCAGAATTATTGTTCGCAAGACTTCTGATTGCCGTCTTCCTCTGATTCGCCTGGCGGACATTCCTGTGAACTTACCAATGGAAGATGGTGGTAGTGTCAAGTTTGCAATTAAACAGAGGCCACCGAAACGGTCACAGATTGTGAATAATTCAACTTCACATTCTTTAAGGGCAAATATTTCCAAGACTGTTGAGGAAAGAAAGGAGGAGTATAACAGGGCTCGAGCGAGGATATTTAACTCTAGTAGTTCTAGTTCTAGTGCTAGTGCTAGTGCCAGTGCCAGTGCCAGTGCCAGTGCTAGTGCGAGTGCTAGTGCTAGTGCTAGTGTTAGTGCCAGTGCCAGTGCCATTGCCAATGCCAGTGCTAGTGCTAGTGCTAGTGCTAGTGTTATTGCAATTGCTAGTGCAGGTGGGAAACCAGAGAGTGAACCAAGATTGCAGGATGCCATACAGCATGGTTCATTGGGGATATCAAAAATAGAAGAGAAATCTGTTTCAGGGGGGTCTGATATGATTGCTCCTAGGGGTTTCGTCGATTCTGCTATGAGTAGCAGTAGATCAGCTAGAAATAGAATAGAGAAAGAGCCAGTTGGTAGATACAAAGCCAATAATAGAGTGGCTATCTTTCGAGACCGTGAGGTTGACCGTAAGGACCCTGATTATGACAGGAGCTATGAAAG GTACATGCAACGGTTTGATCCTGGGTTTGGGTTCAATGGAGGACCGTACACCATGCAGCCTTTGTATTCACCTGCATTGAACTACAACACTGAATTCCCACAACTGGGATCAGCTCACAGGCCTCAGATTTCTACAGAGCATCAACCTCGGCCAATCCCTCAGCATCTACCTGGTCCATGGGCCGCACCATCGACTGCTCCAGGGATTGGGTACGGTCATCCTGAGACCATAATGACACCATTTAATCCCAATCATGTTGGTGCACGCTCCACCTCGTCCATATACCTGCATTCCTCTCAGTATCCTTGTCAGCGACCTGGAATGCCTTTCATCCATTCTCATGAACATGTTCACCAACCTTTTTCACAG TCTCACCAGCAGCAACCTGAACCGAGTTTTGGATTAGCCCGGCCCCGGTAA
- the LOC131165737 gene encoding uncharacterized protein LOC131165737 isoform X1, whose protein sequence is MEGSAEDIGAPESWEVADLDESMNRLMLKASKPPSSSSSSSSSDRVDASVSASAPASGSSSSSSSVGGEKGGSVSEDALSQVDLFLREALQNPRERLSILRMEQDVEKFIRDPTQQQLEFQQLPTSYLRLAAHRVAQHYSLQSMVLLDNSLPDGSGSRIIVRKTSDCRLPLIRLADIPVNLPMEDGGSVKFAIKQRPPKRSQIVNNSTSHSLRANISKTVEERKEEYNRARARIFNSSSSSSSASASASASASASASASASASASVSASASAIANASASASASASVIAIASAGGKPESEPRLQDAIQHGSLGISKIEEKSVSGGSDMIAPRGFVDSAMSSSRSARNRIEKEPVGRYKANNRVAIFRDREVDRKDPDYDRSYERYMQRFDPGFGFNGGPYTMQPLYSPALNYNTEFPQLGSAHRPQISTEHQPRPIPQHLPGPWAAPSTAPGIGYGHPETIMTPFNPNHVGARSTSSIYLHSSQYPCQRPGMPFIHSHEHVHQPFSQVWQLNRFPTLIYYFYELSVCFGFTLQTLNKVSEYLLLSLE, encoded by the exons ATGGAGGGCTCTGCGGAGGACATCGGAGCCCCCGAGTCGTGGGAGGTGGCTGACCTTGACGAGAGCATGAACCGGCTTATGCTCAAGGCCTCGAAGCCCCCTTCGTCTTcgtcttcgtcttcttcttccgACCGCGTCGATGCTTCGGTTTCAGCTTCGGCTCCAGCTTCCGGCTCGTCGTCTTCATCTTCTTCTGTTGGTGGTGAGAAGGGTGGGAGTGTTTCCGAGGACGCTCTTAGCCAGGTTGATCTGTTTCTTCGTGAAGCTTTGCAGAACCCTCGCGAGCGGCTTTCGA ttttacgAATGGAGCAAGACGTTGAGAAATTCATCCGTGATCCTACTCAACAGCAACTTGAGTTTCAGCAGCTGCCTACTTCCTATTTACGGTTGGCTGCCCACCGCGTAGCTCAGCATTACTCACTCCAGTCAATGGTTTTGTTAGACAATAGTTTGCCTGATGGTTCTGGTTCCAGAATTATTGTTCGCAAGACTTCTGATTGCCGTCTTCCTCTGATTCGCCTGGCGGACATTCCTGTGAACTTACCAATGGAAGATGGTGGTAGTGTCAAGTTTGCAATTAAACAGAGGCCACCGAAACGGTCACAGATTGTGAATAATTCAACTTCACATTCTTTAAGGGCAAATATTTCCAAGACTGTTGAGGAAAGAAAGGAGGAGTATAACAGGGCTCGAGCGAGGATATTTAACTCTAGTAGTTCTAGTTCTAGTGCTAGTGCTAGTGCCAGTGCCAGTGCCAGTGCCAGTGCTAGTGCGAGTGCTAGTGCTAGTGCTAGTGTTAGTGCCAGTGCCAGTGCCATTGCCAATGCCAGTGCTAGTGCTAGTGCTAGTGCTAGTGTTATTGCAATTGCTAGTGCAGGTGGGAAACCAGAGAGTGAACCAAGATTGCAGGATGCCATACAGCATGGTTCATTGGGGATATCAAAAATAGAAGAGAAATCTGTTTCAGGGGGGTCTGATATGATTGCTCCTAGGGGTTTCGTCGATTCTGCTATGAGTAGCAGTAGATCAGCTAGAAATAGAATAGAGAAAGAGCCAGTTGGTAGATACAAAGCCAATAATAGAGTGGCTATCTTTCGAGACCGTGAGGTTGACCGTAAGGACCCTGATTATGACAGGAGCTATGAAAG GTACATGCAACGGTTTGATCCTGGGTTTGGGTTCAATGGAGGACCGTACACCATGCAGCCTTTGTATTCACCTGCATTGAACTACAACACTGAATTCCCACAACTGGGATCAGCTCACAGGCCTCAGATTTCTACAGAGCATCAACCTCGGCCAATCCCTCAGCATCTACCTGGTCCATGGGCCGCACCATCGACTGCTCCAGGGATTGGGTACGGTCATCCTGAGACCATAATGACACCATTTAATCCCAATCATGTTGGTGCACGCTCCACCTCGTCCATATACCTGCATTCCTCTCAGTATCCTTGTCAGCGACCTGGAATGCCTTTCATCCATTCTCATGAACATGTTCACCAACCTTTTTCACAGGTATGGCAACTTAATAGGTTTCCTACCCTAATCTATTATTTTTATGAGTTAAGTGTGTGTTTTGGCTTCACACTGCAAACATTAAACAAGGTCAGTGAGTACCTTTTGTTAAGTCTTGAGTAA